Proteins from one Gimesia maris genomic window:
- the asnB gene encoding asparagine synthase (glutamine-hydrolyzing): MCGITGTSWTSRDKNISPDVLQRMTSVLAHRGPDDSGGFHSDIPGKSISFSPGNSFADFQPQSQAGAALGHRRLSIIDLGTGHQPLTNEDGTVWIVFNGEIYNYQELRKELIQQGHQFKTETDTEVIVHLYEEQGTACVERLRGMFAFAIWDERRQRLFIARDRLGQKPLFYRQEADRLSFASELKSLLQIPGADRTVDPHAIDLFLAYQYVPHPWSILKGYHKLPPAHRAVYENGQLQIERYWTPPYQHPETNSQFPFQSVDQWSAALRETLTESVRIRMRSDVPLGAFLSGGIDSTIIAGLMQGMSDRPVHTFSIGFPVKQFDERSYAREAAKMLGTDHHEYVVEPAALEMLPRLAWHYDEPFADSSAIPTMYLSQVTRQEVTVSLSGDGGDELFAGYDRYRAVALSQWFDRLPAFARKMMTASIWQKMPASVEQKSFRRRVKRFLAGLSVPPERRYLKWVGIFDTERRQEMYSPGFREQLTDFDADQFLLDAYQLCPDRDFVTRTTATDVQTYLPCDILTKVDIASMAHSLECRSPFLDHHVAELAAAMPLKYKMHKGRGKQILTDTFSDLLPESIQTRKKMGFGVPLNHWFRNELKPLLFDVLLDQRAIDRQIFDPQAVEQLISEHLNLQWDHSARLWSLLVLELWFQTFLDPATIPDHFPDPVLI, translated from the coding sequence ATGTGTGGAATTACCGGTACCTCGTGGACCTCGCGAGACAAAAACATCTCGCCCGACGTGCTACAGCGTATGACCAGCGTGCTGGCGCATCGAGGCCCGGATGATTCGGGAGGCTTTCATTCGGATATTCCGGGGAAATCCATATCGTTTTCACCCGGGAATTCCTTCGCCGATTTCCAGCCCCAGTCCCAAGCTGGTGCAGCGCTCGGACATCGACGTCTCTCGATTATCGACCTGGGAACCGGTCATCAGCCACTCACCAACGAAGATGGAACCGTCTGGATTGTCTTTAACGGCGAAATCTATAACTACCAGGAACTGCGCAAAGAACTGATCCAACAGGGGCATCAGTTCAAGACCGAAACCGATACCGAAGTCATCGTCCACCTCTATGAAGAGCAGGGGACCGCCTGCGTCGAACGCCTGCGAGGCATGTTCGCGTTTGCCATCTGGGATGAACGCCGCCAGCGTCTGTTTATAGCCCGCGATCGCCTGGGGCAGAAACCCCTTTTTTACCGACAGGAAGCAGACCGTCTGAGTTTCGCCAGTGAACTGAAATCACTGCTGCAGATTCCCGGTGCCGACAGAACCGTCGATCCCCACGCGATTGATCTGTTTCTTGCTTACCAGTATGTGCCACACCCCTGGTCGATCCTCAAAGGTTATCACAAACTGCCGCCCGCACACCGGGCCGTTTATGAAAACGGGCAGTTGCAGATTGAACGCTACTGGACACCCCCGTATCAACATCCGGAAACCAATTCTCAGTTCCCGTTTCAGTCAGTAGACCAGTGGTCAGCAGCGCTGCGAGAAACCCTGACCGAATCTGTCCGGATTCGCATGCGCAGCGATGTTCCCCTGGGCGCTTTCCTGTCAGGTGGCATCGATTCCACCATCATCGCGGGACTGATGCAGGGCATGTCCGATCGCCCGGTCCACACATTTTCGATCGGTTTCCCGGTCAAACAGTTTGACGAACGCAGCTATGCCCGCGAAGCAGCGAAGATGCTCGGAACCGATCATCACGAATACGTCGTCGAACCTGCCGCCCTGGAAATGCTGCCGCGCCTCGCCTGGCATTATGATGAACCGTTCGCGGACAGTAGCGCCATTCCCACCATGTATCTCTCGCAGGTCACCCGCCAGGAAGTGACCGTCTCCCTCTCCGGAGATGGCGGAGATGAACTGTTCGCCGGCTATGACCGGTACCGCGCGGTTGCTTTGTCCCAATGGTTTGATCGCCTGCCCGCTTTCGCCAGAAAAATGATGACCGCCTCAATCTGGCAGAAAATGCCTGCATCTGTTGAGCAGAAATCGTTTCGCCGTCGCGTCAAACGCTTTCTCGCCGGACTGTCCGTTCCCCCCGAACGCCGCTATCTGAAATGGGTTGGTATTTTTGATACCGAGCGACGCCAGGAAATGTACTCCCCCGGATTCCGGGAACAGCTCACGGACTTCGACGCCGATCAGTTTCTGCTCGACGCCTACCAGCTCTGCCCGGATCGTGACTTTGTCACCCGCACCACGGCCACCGATGTGCAGACCTATCTCCCCTGTGACATCCTGACCAAAGTCGATATCGCCAGTATGGCACACAGCCTTGAATGTCGCAGCCCGTTCCTGGATCACCACGTCGCTGAACTCGCAGCGGCAATGCCTTTGAAATACAAAATGCACAAAGGCCGCGGCAAACAGATCCTGACTGACACCTTTTCCGATCTGCTGCCCGAATCCATTCAAACACGGAAAAAGATGGGCTTTGGTGTCCCCCTTAATCACTGGTTCCGCAACGAACTCAAACCACTGCTGTTTGATGTACTCTTAGATCAAAGGGCCATCGACCGTCAGATTTTTGACCCGCAAGCCGTCGAGCAGCTGATCAGTGAGCACCTGAATCTGCAGTGGGACCACAGTGCGCGGCTCTGGTCACTGCTGGTCCTTGAACTCTGGTTTCAGACATTCCTCGACCCGGCAACCATTCCCGATCACTTCCCGGATCCGGTACTCATCTGA